Proteins found in one Synechococcales cyanobacterium T60_A2020_003 genomic segment:
- a CDS encoding ribose-phosphate pyrophosphokinase: MVVIHSATLTLQPSISHSMPDNSRLRLFSGSANAQLSKEVARYLGMDLGPMVRKRFADGELYIQIQESIRGCDVYLMQPTCHPVNDHLMELLIMVDACRRASARQITAVIPYYGYARADRKTAGRESITAKLVANLITQAGANRVLAMDLHSAQIQGYFDIPFDHVYGSPVIHDYLATKNLSDVVVVSPDVGGVARARSFAKKLNDAPLAIIDKRRQAHNVAEVMNVIGEVAGKTAIMVDDMIDTAGTITEGARLLRREGAKAVYACATHAVFSPPAVERLSSGLFEEVVVTNTIPVAPENHFKQLTVLSVANLIGEAVWRIHEDSSVSSMFR, encoded by the coding sequence ATGGTCGTGATCCACTCTGCAACGCTAACTCTCCAGCCATCTATCAGCCATTCCATGCCAGACAATAGCCGCCTTCGGTTATTCTCTGGATCCGCAAATGCCCAACTCTCGAAAGAGGTGGCACGCTACCTAGGTATGGACTTAGGTCCAATGGTACGCAAGCGATTTGCAGATGGTGAGCTGTATATCCAGATCCAAGAATCGATTCGCGGATGTGACGTTTATCTCATGCAGCCAACGTGCCATCCTGTCAATGACCACTTGATGGAACTTTTGATTATGGTGGATGCCTGTCGTCGGGCTTCTGCCCGTCAAATTACGGCGGTCATTCCTTATTACGGATACGCACGAGCCGATCGAAAGACAGCAGGTCGCGAATCCATTACCGCTAAGTTGGTTGCAAACCTGATTACCCAGGCTGGCGCAAATCGAGTCCTGGCCATGGATCTACACTCGGCTCAGATTCAAGGCTACTTCGATATTCCCTTTGACCATGTCTACGGTTCGCCCGTCATCCATGACTATTTGGCAACTAAGAATTTATCGGACGTTGTGGTCGTTTCGCCGGATGTGGGCGGAGTAGCGCGAGCCCGGTCTTTTGCGAAAAAGCTGAACGATGCACCGTTGGCGATCATTGACAAGCGACGTCAGGCTCATAATGTGGCTGAAGTCATGAACGTCATCGGTGAGGTTGCTGGCAAGACCGCCATCATGGTCGATGACATGATTGATACGGCTGGAACCATTACTGAAGGGGCAAGGCTGCTGCGTCGTGAAGGGGCGAAAGCGGTGTATGCGTGTGCGACCCATGCTGTTTTCTCGCCGCCTGCGGTTGAGCGCTTGTCGTCCGGGCTGTTTGAGGAAGTTGTAGTCACCAATACGATTCCCGTCGCGCCTGAAAATCACTTTAAGCAGCTAACAGTGCTATCGGTTGCCAACTTAATTGGGGAAGCCGTGTGGCGCATCCATGAGGATAGTTCCGTAAGTAGCATGTTTCGCTGA
- a CDS encoding photosystem II reaction center protein Ycf12, which translates to MDALASLGSGINWEAIIQLTLVALIMLSGPIVIFVLAFRGGDL; encoded by the coding sequence ATGGACGCACTTGCAAGTCTTGGTAGTGGTATCAACTGGGAAGCCATCATCCAGCTAACTCTGGTTGCTCTGATCATGCTCTCCGGACCAATTGTCATTTTTGTTTTGGCATTCCGTGGTGGCGACCTGTAA
- a CDS encoding YkgJ family cysteine cluster protein yields the protein MATWHCVKNCGACCHLDPTERPDLEDYLTPAELELYLSLVGADGWCVNFDHETRECKIYADRPRFCRVEAEVFYDLFGVEAEELNDFAIECCRQQIEAVYGDRSLEMIRFDQEIGIG from the coding sequence ATGGCTACATGGCATTGTGTTAAAAATTGTGGGGCGTGTTGTCATCTGGATCCGACTGAGCGCCCTGATCTAGAGGATTACCTCACGCCAGCGGAGCTTGAGTTGTACCTCAGCCTGGTTGGTGCAGACGGATGGTGCGTCAACTTCGATCACGAGACGCGAGAATGCAAAATTTATGCCGATCGCCCGCGCTTTTGCCGGGTTGAAGCCGAGGTGTTCTACGACCTGTTTGGGGTAGAGGCGGAGGAGTTGAACGATTTTGCGATTGAGTGCTGTCGGCAGCAAATTGAGGCCGTATATGGCGATCGCAGTCTGGAAATGATTCGGTTCGATCAAGAAATTGGCATTGGCTAG
- a CDS encoding TMEM165/GDT1 family protein yields the protein MGDRPYLTSFENVMTAAIDERSSVRTEGACHDSVSAPDHHSAKPSLTIGQEFKIFVSTFLTILVAELGDKTQLTTLLISAESQSPWIVFLGAGSALVATSLVGVMLGRWLATRVSPRVLETAVGGLLLFISALLLWDVVHM from the coding sequence ATGGGCGATCGCCCCTACTTAACTTCATTCGAGAACGTTATGACTGCTGCAATTGATGAGCGTTCGTCCGTCCGCACCGAAGGAGCGTGCCATGACTCTGTTAGCGCCCCAGACCATCATTCCGCCAAACCATCGTTGACCATCGGCCAAGAGTTCAAGATTTTCGTTTCAACGTTTCTCACAATTCTGGTGGCTGAACTGGGTGATAAAACCCAGCTCACCACCCTTTTGATCAGTGCTGAATCCCAGTCGCCGTGGATTGTGTTTTTAGGTGCAGGTTCAGCCTTGGTGGCAACGAGCTTGGTGGGGGTCATGCTAGGACGATGGTTGGCTACTCGCGTTTCGCCGCGAGTCTTAGAAACTGCTGTGGGTGGGTTGCTCCTATTTATCTCGGCGCTGCTGCTGTGGGATGTAGTTCACATGTAG
- a CDS encoding TMEM165/GDT1 family protein: MDWNLLGLSFITVFLSELGDKSQLAAIALGGQTRSVRAVFLGTAAALLVTSFLGVMLGGGLSHLLPMRLVKAIAAITFATMAVRMLWVPEIASDED, from the coding sequence ATCGATTGGAATTTACTGGGACTCAGCTTTATCACGGTCTTTCTATCAGAGTTGGGTGATAAAAGTCAGCTTGCGGCGATCGCCCTTGGGGGGCAAACCCGCTCTGTGCGGGCTGTGTTTCTGGGAACGGCAGCAGCTCTATTGGTCACTAGCTTTCTGGGCGTCATGCTAGGGGGTGGCCTGTCCCATCTCTTGCCGATGCGGCTTGTAAAGGCGATCGCCGCCATCACCTTTGCAACGATGGCCGTGCGGATGCTTTGGGTTCCTGAAATCGCCTCAGATGAAGATTAA
- a CDS encoding DM13 domain-containing protein, which translates to MGEQVMGEFMSAEHPTTGTATLTVDGDTRYIEFSDDFQTDPGPDLFVVLHVSPDVIGTTSAPSHSFAEGDYVLLEPLQAVSGAQRYAIPAEVDLSQYGSVAIWCRQFNATFGAASLR; encoded by the coding sequence ATGGGCGAGCAGGTGATGGGCGAATTTATGTCCGCTGAGCATCCCACTACGGGAACCGCTACTCTGACCGTGGACGGTGATACTCGGTACATTGAGTTTTCCGATGATTTTCAAACCGATCCCGGCCCCGATCTCTTTGTCGTTCTACATGTATCGCCGGATGTGATTGGGACAACATCCGCGCCCTCCCATTCCTTTGCAGAGGGGGACTATGTTCTGTTGGAACCCTTGCAGGCCGTTAGTGGGGCGCAACGCTATGCTATTCCGGCTGAGGTCGATCTGAGTCAATATGGATCGGTGGCGATTTGGTGTCGCCAGTTTAATGCCACCTTTGGTGCGGCATCGTTGCGGTAG